The region acatagtgatgtgaactagactactgactctagtaaactcttgggtattagtcacatggcgatgtgacctgtgagtgttaatcacatggcgatgtgaactagattattgactctagtgcaagtgggagactgttggaaatatgccctagaggcaataataaaagtattattattatatttccttgttcatgataattgtcttctattcatgctataactgtattatccggaaatcgtaatacacgtgtgaatacatagaccacaatatgtccctagtgagcctctagttgactagctcgttgtgatcaacagatagtcatggtttcctggctatggacattggatgtcgttgataacgggatcacatcattaggagaatgatgtgatggacaagacccaatcctaagactagcacaaaagatcgtgtagttcatttgctagagctttgccaatgtcaagtatctcttccttcgacgatgagagcgtgtaactcctggataccgtaggagtgctttgggtgtatcaaacgtcacaacgtaactgggtgactataaaggtgcactacaggtatctccgaaagtatctattgttttatgcggatcgagactgggatttgtcactccgtgtaaacggagaggtatctctgggcccactcggtaggacatcatcatatgcgcaatgtgaccaaggagttgatcacgggatgatgtgttacggaacgagtaaagtgacttgccggtaacgagattgaacaaggtattggataccgacgatcgaatctcgggcaagtaacataccgatagacaaagggaattgaatacgggattgattaagtccttgacatcgtggttcatccgatgagatcatcgtggaacatgtgggagccatcatgggtatccagatcccgctgttggttattgaccggagaacgtctcggtcatgtctgcatgtctcccgaacccgtagggtctacacacttaaggttcgatgacgctagggttataaaggaagtttgtatgtggttaccgaatgttgttcagagtcccggatgagatcctggacgtcacgaggagttccggaatggtccggaggtaaatatttatatataggaagtcctgtttcggccatcgggacaagtttcggggtcatcgatattgtaccgggaccaccggaagggtcccgggggcccaccgggtggggccacctgccccggggggctacatgggctgtagggggtgcgccttggcctaaatgggccaagggcaccagcccctagaagcccatgcgccaagatataggaaaaaggggagagtcctaaagggggaaggcacctccgaggtgccttggggaggatggactcctccccccctcttagccgcaccccttccttggaggaaggggcaaggctgcgcctcccccctctcccctgcccctatatatagtggaggggagggagggcatccatacctgagcccttggcgcctccctccctcccgtgacacctcctcctctcccgtaggtgcttggcgaagccctgcaggattgccacactcctccatcaccaccacgccgttgtgctgctgctggatggagtcttcctcaacctctccctctctccttgctggatcaaggcgtgggagacatcgtcgagctgtacgtgtgttgaacgcggaggtgctgtccgttcggcactagatcatcggtgatctgaatcacgacgagtacgactccatcaaccccgttcacttgaacgcttccgcttagcgatctacaagggtatgtagatgcactctccttctactcgtagctggtttctccatagatagatcttggtgacgcgtaggaaaattttgaatttctgctacgttccccaacagttagacGATTTGAAATGAGTGCTCCACACTTGAGCAATGATgagaggtgattagagattaaatcgtcaaataatttagaaatttaaaaattagaaaaatcatcttttaaaaaaaatcaaaaaaatccttTAGTCCCGAAGGTCCCCCAGCCCCCGGCACGGGCTCGTCCCATGTGGTGAGCCTTTGGTCCCGGgtcgtgttgaaccgggactaagggggggacctttagtccccatcctttagtgtcggttacagaaccaggactaaaggtccctGACGAACCGGGACTAGgggtcgtttttctactagtgtcatatGTTAACGATGATCTCGTTTTTCTGATCATGAGCATTGTTAATGTAGCAAGGATGCTATCAATATGTGAGAGCATCGTTGTCATGATAACAACATAGTTGGATAGACCCAACTTATGAATTACCGAGAAATATCATCATTGTTATGTTATTGGTACTTGATATAACTTATTCACGTTTGCAttgtttcttagaccatgagaatatTGCATATCAACATGCTGGATGGATATTTGGGGGTTTGCACATGTCACTCCGTAAATGGATGTGAATAAAGGTGACTTACGGGTATACCGGAAACATATGTCTCGGTAGCGATAGTTCAAGACTATGATTTGCTCCTCTCACGATAGAAAGATACTCTCTGGGCCCATTCAGTGTTATGATGTCATTATTGTCTAGCCAGACACTTGTGATTATGATCACGGGATACCGGAACACGAACACGAGTAAAGAGAATGAAATCGATAATGAGGATAACCAGTATAGTAATCAAGGAGATGACCACAGGGATGCTGATAATCTATCCTTGGGTTTCATAAAGGTACCGTGAAGCAAAGGGAATGGTATTCGTAAACAAAGGTTCGCTCGAGAACTTCATGAATATGCGGGATTTAATACGGGTGTCCAGATCCCACTGTTAactattgatcggaaggggttccgggtcatgtacGCTTATTTTCGAACctgtagggtcacacgcttaacggATTCTATTCCTGATTATCGGAGAAAAATGAGAAATTagttaaaacagcaccaaaaggGTTTCAGATAGTTGCAAAAGTGTTACGTATGGTTCCAGAAGGGGTCACCGGAATGGGTTCCGGAGACATCCGAAAAATCCAGAATTTTATTTGTGGAAGAAAAGTGTGAAGGACCATCACGAGATGACGTCCCCTCGTGGGTCCATGAGGGGCCACATGGGGCGCCATGGGCTTTTGTAGGCCCTAGGTGTGATTGTGTAGCATAGATTTTTATTGTGTAGCACGTTCCCCTACAAAAGACTCAACAAGGCAACACCACGCCACCCCTCTTAGCGCACGCCAGCCGGGTCGAGGCTCATGCGATGGTGCGACAATGCTCCTGCTTGCCTTGCGGggctcgaagaagaagaagaagtctgtCCCCGCTCCAGTTGAGTCGTCGCTGAAGAAACTAAGGTAACTCTGGTGCCAACTTGCATGCATTTTTGTCTTACGGGAATAATACTCAATTGACTTATATGTACCTTTCCCTCCGCAGGACGGGGAACTCCGGGGAGGTGAGGGGTGGTGCACGGTGGTTACGTAATTTGCCTTAACTAAACTCTTCACCCCCTAAATTCAACGCAAGTGGCCCCACTCCTCTGATTTCCTCTAACCAAACATTGAATCCATTACGTAAATCACGTAGGAATTGCTATGTAGGTGTAGCATTGCTCGAGGTTGCGCATGAGGTGGTCTGACCCGAGGGGGAAATGCACCGAGGTGAGGGTCTCCTTCCCGCCTTGAATATCTAGTCCACATCTTGTTTCATTTCTCTTCTTAATCTTGATCCGTCTTGGCAAAATAAAACTATAGTTTGGGAGAGTATTCCAGTTTTTAAGACCACAACATTCATTGCATCAGAATGCAACAAAATATCCAATAACTCATTTTTTTGGGAAAACCATAGTGTTCTATGAATATTTACAATATAATTTGATACCAATATCCCTCTGGGTGTCTTTTTTGGAGAACCTATACCATGGATTTTGAACCAGTTTTTCATTGGAGAAAAGATGGCAAGGTATATTGATTGCTATCATATTTGCAAAACAGAACATTTATTTTATCAAAATAATCTGTATTGCTTGCTGTGGGATTTTGTGCAACCAACTTTTAGAGAATTTCATTAAGTATCTGTCAGGAGAGTAAGTATATAGTATGTCATGATGTTTCATATCTGAAACTTCATAAACCTTAAATGATTTGCTTCAAGTTACATATTTGAAATTTGATGAAACTGTCGAAAACTTGATACAACGCATATGAGATAGTGTAATACACAAGCCTGTCTTTATTACAAATAAAAAGGCAGCAGCGAGTCATTGAATTTTTCATGATAATGTAGACCACTTTCTATCTCAATTGAAATACATATGTGTTATCGTAGCCTGGTCTAGAAATGTTGACTCGTAGGACGAGCGTGTATTCATCCACGTCATGGTCTTATGGATAGAGTTCAATAATTTGTCGAAGCCCCTTGGTTGGTGTAATCTTATAGTCAGTGAATCCGGCTTCAAAGAAAATCTTCTTCCACTCGTAGTCCTCTCGCTCAATTCCATCGATGTTCATGATGTAGACATCGAACAAAACCTCAGTCTCTTTGGAGATGATTCCCTGCGACGAGCTTGCAGACCCAACCACAGCATCGATGATTATCACCTTTCCTCCTGCGTCCCTTGATGGGATTGCTTCCTTGCATCGTCGCAATATCTTCACACAATCTTCATCTTTCCAGTCATGCAAAATCCACTACAACATCACCCGAGTTATCTATACTACGTATAAAATCATGGAGTAAATACATGCTACTAATTCTGTAGCCACATTGGTTACTTCCTTCGTTTAAAAATATAATTATTCCCTATTAGGTCTCGTTAGTACAAATCTATAGCCAACAATTACATTATTGCTCAATACGCTTCCTCTTTTAATATATGTATAAATCTTTTTTAAATCCACATTCAATATTAAGTTTAACCAAGTTTAGttaaaaaaatatcaacatatagTTGTTTAAATAAACTCGGTTAAACCTCACGCTGTTTAAGTTTGCCCGGAATTTATACATCTAGAGGAACAACAGGACTAGTATAGAGTCTCGTGACGAAGTCAAAATTAACCATAAAAAGTATTTTTCAATTATAGGAATCTAGATAATGTTCTTTACTAGTAAGGTTAAACTTGTGATGGTtcatcaaaaaaatacttcctccgtctGTAATTACTTAAAGTTaaatttcataaagtttgaccaaatgtATCGAAATAAATACTTAATTTTATAATATAATAATTCATGCagtataaaaatatattttataattAATCTTTCGCTACATTGCCCTCCGATTCTAAATTTAAGCCTTTTTAGTGATTTCAATaaagactacatacggatgtatatacacacattttagagtgtagtcactcattttgctctgtacgtagtctatattgaaatctctaaaaaacctTATATTTAGGAAAGAAGGAGTAGATGTTGACATTTTTTTATATAGGTTTGATCAAACTTTAGAAATTTTTATTTTGACTAAACCAAGATTAGAGGCTATTTGTGGGCACAGGGAGTACCCATATGATTCCAAATCAATGGAGAAGGCATCTCATGGGTACTGTGCGAGTAAAAACCTAATATGCTTTGTATTTGAGTTGGGGAGTACACGTACCTTGAGTAGAACAACGTCGGCGGGTGGGATGTACTCAAACATATCGCCGGCGACGAATGTCACGCTTTCATGGGCCGGAGCAGAAGCGACGACGTGAGGGAGATCCAGCACGCTGCACTTGAGATGTGGGAACGCACTTGCGACGGCAGCCGCCGTGGCACCATGGCCGCCGCCGACGTCCACTAGCGAGCCCCTCACGGCCCTCAACACGCTTGCTCCGCACTCCGTGAGGAGGTTCTTCACAGTAAAGCGGCTGTCGGCGTCCATGGCAGCCTGGAAAGCGGTGCCGGTCGTGGGGTCCGACGCGGCCATCTCCCACAACGTGCGCCCATTTGCCACCTCGAAGAGCGACATGGCCGTCGCCCGCTCGTCGGTGAACCACTGGCGCATGTCTGAGAGCGCCGCCACATAGTGCGGGTAAAGGAACCCTACCACCATGCGGGACAGGCCGCCCGAGACGAGGAGACGAGACACGCGGGTGAGCTTGTAGCATGCGGCGTCGCCGGAGCCAGAGACAGAGAAGACACCGGAGGTGGTAAGCACTCGCATGAGCCGGCGAAGGTTGGGGAGCTTCGTCGGGTGGATGCCGGTGTCCGTGGCGAGCTCGGAAGGGGTGGCGCCGCCCCCGCCGCGGCTGTGGATGGCATCGGGGATGCCGAGGTCGATGGCGGCCTTGAGCGCCAGCGACTTGACGAAGGCGAGGCCGTGGTGGTACAGCTCCAACTGAGCTTCGAGCAACTCGTCGCTGCTCATGGCGAGCTTGTCTTCTAGTTGGACGAGCGCTGCCATGCTAACGTGTGTAATGTACTACTAGCTAGCTTATGCGAGTTGTAGCGTCTATGCGCGTTGTCCTTGATTTATACTCCTGCTACGATACTTTCCTACCAGTTGGCTTGTACTCCCTTCGatttcaaaatatagtgcgtcCTCGGTTCTCATGCTTCAACGTTAATGATAAATTTAATCAACGAGACTAACTGCGGCGGgaacaaaaattatatcagtgaattcgtattcaaaagaagttttcagtTATATATTTTTTGCTCCCGCCGTAGTCGatttcgttggttaaatttatggtcaaagttaaatCTCAGAAAGCGCAGACGCACTATATTTTAAAACGGAGGAAGTAGTATAATGCATTATTTGTCGGTCACCCGGGAAATATGAGACGCTGACAATAAAAGTGCACACGGGCCAACTGAAAACGGGACAATACATGCACTTTACTCCCAAGTCCCAACACGATTTCTACACTAGGCTAGGCTAAGGAAACAGTTCTCTCAAGGACCCAGGCTCAAAATGACGTGATAGCTCATCGCTTCATCCATATATAATCGAGGACGAATCTCCCGCTGCTGCTTCATCCATATATAATCGAGGACGAATCTCCTGCTGCTGCTTGGTCTTCCATAGAGCATCTCAAACACGCGTCCCGAAAGTGTCTCACGTGTTAAAAACTAGCGTTTTTGTAAAGTAGTGCGCGCTTAAAAAAAACTTTAGCACACGGGTGTGTGCGCGGGCTGCAGGGCTGTAAATTTGGGACGTTGGATTATGCGCGCTGGGTGCTGCAGGTGGGGCCGCTGCGTTGGGTGTTGTGTCTTTGTGCTTCTGGAAAACCTACAAGCATCTCCAACAACGGCAATAAATATCGCGCGTGCGCCGGAAACAGCTGGTTTAGCGCGCTCCAGCGGGCGCGCGGGTCAGGCGCGCTTTATAAAACGCGCGCGCCCGAGCCGTCAACCGCACAATTGAGCCCCGCCGCCCCTTCTTCCcccgccgccctcttcttcctctgacCCAGCGCCCCGCTGCCGCTGCTGCGCCCTTCTCCCGACACACTCTCCCCCGCCGTCGACATGCCGCAGCGCCGCTGGAGCAGCTCCGGCTACCTCGGCGTCCGCGTCCGCCCTTCCGGCGTGTTCTAAGCGGAGATCCGCTCCGATGGCGCGCGTCTCGGTCTCGGGATGCTCGAGACCGCACACGAGGCCGCCCGcgtgtacgacgcggcggcgttgcGCCTCTCGTGGACACGTTCGCAGATGAACTTCGACGATTTGTGGACGTGCGAGTAGGTGTAGGAACTCGCGCCTCCACCGCAGCTAGTAACCGACGCCGACCGTCAGGAACACCGTAGgtggcagcgccgcctcctcatcacTGAGGTGGACGAGcaagccatggcggagtggcgccatcGCTACCCGCAGGACGTCGCCAATGAGAATGCCTTCTGGGCGGAGAGGAGGGCAAAGCGGCGCGAGGAATGGGCGGACAAGCGTCGGTGGAAGGCATTGGCGATATCGCAGTGCGAACTGGGACATGCGTCATTCTTTGATGACAACAATCCTCAGTGGGAAGATGTGTTTCTTGATACGTCGGACGACACCAGTCAGGATGATGAGAACGAATCGAAGTAGTTTCACCGTAGTTTTTATCTATTTTAATTTTATGGACTAGTTTGTGTTGTTTGGTTGAACTATGCCATTTGTATCGTTGAATTTCATCTATATGTTGTTTCAAATATCGTTCGTACGTATTATGGTTGCTCCCGCGCGCTGATTTTTTGTAGCGCTTGTTGGAGCGGTTCACGCGTGTAATATTTTGCAGCGGCCGCTGGAGCTAGTGCTCTCCAGCGCGCAAAAAGCTGCAATTTCCGTGTTGTAAATATTTTTTTAGCACGCCACGCGTTGCGCGCCTGTTAGAAAGATGCTATTAGGAAAGAGCAGTGCTGCATGCATGGCGCTGGACAGACAAAATGCAGACGATTTAACATATCCCACCATCAAAGTCCAAGGCAAAACAGCTCCAGCGGTTGGATTAGCTACCGTACATGTAGCACAATGTTGCCCATTCCATTACAGCttcctaagagcatctctagcagaccccgtataatACCGACCAGCAAAACGCGTTTACAGTTTGCTGAAAAATGGATTTACGGGTCGACGCGGGCTGCGGCCGAGCAGACCCCGCGTAGCCGACCCGTAAAAGAGCATATTCTAGGGGACGGCTTGGAGGCTTCCATGGTGAGGAAGATGGACCGGAGCGGGCGATNNNNNNNNNNNNNNNNNNNNNNNNNNNNNNNNNNNNNNNNNNNNNNNNNNNNNNNNNNNNNNNNNNNNNNNNNNNNNNNNNNNNNNNNNNNNNNNNNNNNNNNNNNNNNNNNNNNNNNNNNNNNNNNNNNNNNNNNNNNNNNNNNNNNNNNNNNNNNNNNNNNNNNNNNNNNNNNNNNNNNNNNNNNNNNNNNNNNNNNNNNNNNNNNNNNNNNNNNNNNNNNNNNNNNNNNNNNNNNNNNNNNNNNNNNNNNNNNNNNNNNNNNNNNNNNNNNNNNNNNNNNNNNNNNNNNNNNNNNNNNNNNNNNNNNNNNNNNNNNNNNNNNNNNNNNNNNNNNNNNNNNNNNNNNNNNNNNNNNNNNNNNNNNNNNNNNNNNNNNNNNNNNNNNNNNNNNNNNNNNNNNNNNNNNNNNNNNNNNNNNNNNNNNNGGAGCAAGAATGGTCGCGCGGAAATTTCCCTCGCGCCAAATCTCATTGCGGATAGGGGCTGAGGTCGGGTCGGTCTCCCACCCTGTGAATCTAAAGGTTGAGGGCGAACTTTTACCGCGTCCCGCAAATTCTTTTACGGGTTGGACGCGTTTGTGGGGTTTGATCGGGCAATATTTTTCACACGGACCTGTATTTTGACAGTTATTTTACGGATTGCGGCATTATAcgaggtctgctagagatgctctaatatCTGCGCGCGGATGGCATTCCTCCGTGTCTCGGGCTTCAGTATCTTTGGTGTGTGCTATTTACCAATGCCTAGCTATACTTGGCTAAATATACCCACTAgtgaagtactccctctgttccctaatataagaacgtttttaacactacactagtgtcaaaaacgttcatatattttggaacagagggagtagtatcttCGGGTACATATTCTAAACGCAAAAAGGGAAAATGCTCCGCCATGGTTACGGCTGATGACGCCGCCTCTGTATATACAGGTGACGCCCCTTGAAGAATCGATGCCACCGACTGTTCCTGCCTACGGATGGTTTCGAGCTGGATCTGTACTTGTTCAACCAATCAAAACTAACAAGTCAACTATCCAACCTTGCAACAGCTCAGCACTGGTTATTCTTTTGCTCCCTATGTAAACTCTAAGatt is a window of Triticum dicoccoides isolate Atlit2015 ecotype Zavitan chromosome 2B, WEW_v2.0, whole genome shotgun sequence DNA encoding:
- the LOC119368409 gene encoding acetylserotonin O-methyltransferase 2-like, with amino-acid sequence MAALVQLEDKLAMSSDELLEAQLELYHHGLAFVKSLALKAAIDLGIPDAIHSRGGGGATPSELATDTGIHPTKLPNLRRLMRVLTTSGVFSVSGSGDAACYKLTRVSRLLVSGGLSRMVVGFLYPHYVAALSDMRQWFTDERATAMSLFEVANGRTLWEMAASDPTTGTAFQAAMDADSRFTVKNLLTECGASVLRAVRGSLVDVGGGHGATAAAVASAFPHLKCSVLDLPHVVASAPAHESVTFVAGDMFEYIPPADVVLLKWILHDWKDEDCVKILRRCKEAIPSRDAGGKVIIIDAVVGSASSSQGIISKETEVLFDVYIMNIDGIEREDYEWKKIFFEAGFTDYKITPTKGLRQIIELYP